A single genomic interval of Halorubrum aethiopicum harbors:
- a CDS encoding DUF7557 family protein, whose amino-acid sequence MSRTSIPVDSSTKERLDRLKRDDETWDEFLERVTTPEEGIQAGAWSDERADRAKESIRESRENWR is encoded by the coding sequence ATGAGCCGGACCTCCATCCCCGTCGACTCGTCCACGAAAGAGCGGTTGGATCGGTTGAAGCGTGACGACGAGACGTGGGACGAGTTCCTCGAACGGGTCACCACGCCCGAAGAAGGGATCCAAGCCGGTGCCTGGTCGGACGAGCGGGCGGATCGGGCCAAGGAGTCGATCCGGGAGTCACGAGAGAACTGGCGATGA
- a CDS encoding PIN domain-containing protein, with translation MTFLDSSTIIEYLRGDPVVIEYLDERRPWRTSTICVFEVLNGPAGEPGFDPVEERRRFGGVEALALNGDLALEASRLQHASVRDGSELSHRDAMIAATARSTGDEYVVADADFETAPLEDVMTVTNLHDQG, from the coding sequence ATGACGTTTCTGGACAGTTCGACCATCATCGAGTATCTCCGCGGGGATCCGGTCGTCATCGAGTACCTCGACGAACGGCGACCGTGGCGGACGTCGACGATCTGCGTCTTCGAGGTACTGAACGGTCCGGCCGGAGAACCGGGGTTCGATCCGGTCGAGGAACGTCGGCGGTTCGGCGGCGTCGAGGCGCTCGCGCTCAACGGCGATCTCGCGCTCGAGGCGTCACGGCTACAGCACGCGTCGGTTCGGGACGGAAGCGAACTCTCCCATCGGGACGCCATGATCGCCGCGACCGCGCGATCGACCGGGGACGAGTACGTCGTCGCGGACGCCGACTTCGAGACGGCACCCCTCGAGGACGTGATGACCGTCACGAACCTCCACGATCAAGGGTGA
- a CDS encoding DUF5787 family protein has protein sequence MIPDAEFGYELLVCRYAELTWYPGDDPRPAIVSRQLGTQRRRWDTVVIEVDPEGFAARRALGDRSLDSDLLHVVRDAPADWAWYRDALPDPGYPWRYVRRAVHRAAGRDLIEKRRQGNRIEIRRVGPYPNWVERIVAIENKPDLDRSAADALADQLAHDVETALADEVWLATEATGDRVEPALLREMPVEAGILTTRFADGDPASGGAAVDPAAATVDWLPSDLAPGGPDARDPETVTRRLEIAERAYGKGWRSYHDTMRPDCRHFELRRAGRALVPHCGAKGRCPTDRECSGSCPEFSPEPPAWRTKGWPIEGGPGKGVQRLLSRRRERVRDRIGPNDEGDVSGSDAEH, from the coding sequence GTGATCCCCGACGCCGAGTTCGGCTACGAGCTGCTCGTCTGCCGGTACGCCGAGCTGACGTGGTACCCCGGCGACGACCCGCGTCCGGCGATCGTCTCCAGACAGCTCGGCACGCAGCGGCGGCGCTGGGACACCGTCGTGATCGAGGTCGACCCGGAGGGGTTCGCCGCGCGGCGAGCCCTCGGCGACCGGAGCCTCGACTCCGACCTCCTCCACGTCGTCCGGGACGCCCCCGCCGACTGGGCGTGGTACCGCGACGCGCTTCCCGACCCGGGCTACCCGTGGCGGTACGTCCGGCGGGCGGTCCACCGCGCCGCGGGCCGGGACCTGATCGAGAAGCGACGGCAGGGAAACCGGATCGAGATCCGTCGCGTGGGGCCCTACCCGAACTGGGTCGAGCGGATCGTCGCGATCGAGAACAAGCCCGACCTCGACCGGTCGGCGGCGGACGCGCTCGCCGACCAGCTCGCTCACGACGTCGAGACCGCTCTCGCGGACGAGGTCTGGCTCGCGACGGAGGCGACGGGCGACCGCGTCGAGCCCGCGCTCCTCCGCGAGATGCCCGTGGAGGCGGGGATCTTGACCACGCGGTTCGCGGACGGCGACCCCGCAAGCGGCGGGGCCGCCGTCGATCCGGCCGCCGCGACCGTCGACTGGCTCCCGAGCGACCTCGCGCCGGGCGGTCCGGACGCCCGCGACCCGGAGACGGTCACCCGTCGGTTGGAGATAGCCGAACGGGCCTACGGGAAGGGCTGGCGCTCCTATCACGACACGATGCGGCCCGACTGCCGGCACTTCGAGCTCCGACGCGCCGGACGGGCGCTCGTTCCACACTGCGGGGCCAAGGGTCGGTGCCCCACCGATCGGGAGTGCTCGGGCTCGTGTCCGGAGTTCTCGCCGGAGCCGCCCGCGTGGCGAACGAAGGGGTGGCCGATCGAGGGCGGGCCGGGGAAGGGCGTTCAGCGCCTCCTGTCGCGGCGGCGCGAGCGCGTCCGCGACCGGATCGGTCCGAACGACGAGGGAGACGTCTCCGGAAGCGACGCGGAGCACTGA
- a CDS encoding bis(5'-nucleosyl)-tetraphosphatase produces MTVEATSSGAILFRDTRGEREYLLLKSRPGDWEFPKGGIEGDEELQQTAIREVSEEAGIDDFRLIDGFRREYDYVFEAGGETIHKTVHLFIARSFEASAELSKEHRDLQWRDYDQAINTITQDGPREILEEAHEYLDELQEEADGDYV; encoded by the coding sequence ATGACGGTCGAAGCGACCAGTTCCGGAGCCATCCTCTTCCGCGATACCCGCGGCGAACGGGAGTACTTGCTCCTGAAGAGCCGACCGGGGGACTGGGAGTTCCCCAAAGGCGGGATCGAAGGCGACGAGGAGCTCCAGCAGACGGCGATACGGGAGGTGTCCGAGGAGGCCGGGATCGACGATTTCCGCCTCATCGACGGCTTCCGTCGGGAGTACGACTACGTGTTCGAGGCCGGCGGTGAGACGATCCACAAGACGGTCCACCTGTTCATCGCGCGCTCCTTCGAGGCGAGCGCGGAGCTCTCCAAGGAGCACCGCGACCTCCAGTGGCGCGATTACGACCAGGCGATAAACACGATCACCCAGGACGGCCCTCGGGAGATACTCGAGGAGGCTCACGAGTACCTCGACGAGCTCCAGGAGGAGGCCGACGGCGACTACGTCTGA
- a CDS encoding uS10/mL48 family ribosomal protein, whose protein sequence is MTFVTKLSFASGDRDVLAETVQELKDTLERKGAECKGPHASPPETVSVPQYKRLRAGDEFSPWRYDVYKRSMEIHGADDIARDVVARDFPDSIHVEVEVDRKKPLGHRRD, encoded by the coding sequence ATGACCTTCGTCACGAAACTCTCCTTCGCCTCCGGCGACCGCGACGTGCTCGCCGAGACCGTCCAGGAGCTGAAAGACACCCTCGAGCGGAAGGGCGCGGAGTGTAAGGGCCCGCACGCCTCCCCGCCCGAGACCGTCAGCGTCCCCCAGTACAAACGCCTCCGCGCCGGCGACGAGTTCTCGCCGTGGCGCTACGACGTGTACAAGCGGTCGATGGAGATCCACGGCGCGGACGACATCGCCCGCGACGTCGTCGCCCGCGACTTCCCGGACTCGATCCACGTCGAGGTCGAGGTCGATCGGAAGAAACCGCTTGGCCACCGGCGAGACTGA
- a CDS encoding amidohydrolase: protein MSVQTDDEYSEFRRDLHRHPEPAWCEFYTTARIVEALRERDLDTLHVGPDALAEEARRNVPDDEELAKWTDRAREAGADPEILDRLEGGYTGCVAVVERGEGPVVGLRVDIDGLPILESDEGDHAPVAEGFRSENEGYMHACGHDSHATIGLGVLDAVLESDFAGTLKVFFQPGEEKIVGGKPMAESGLLDDVDYFYAVHIGLDHPSGEIVSGIDGFLAVNHFLAEFEGEPSHAGARPEQGRNTVQAMAAAIQNLYAIPRHADGATRVNAGLVGGGTATNIIPEESHIEGEVRGESTELADYMYDHAERVLHSAAEMHDCSVDITTMGAAPSATSDAALSDAIGEVARDVEGVTSVVESADLGGSEDATFMMERVQERGGLACYVGVGTDHPGGHHTSTFDVVERDIGLGIDVLSRAIRHVAETRP, encoded by the coding sequence ATGAGCGTCCAAACCGACGACGAGTACAGCGAGTTCCGACGCGACCTCCACCGACACCCCGAGCCCGCGTGGTGTGAGTTCTACACCACCGCCCGGATCGTCGAGGCGCTCCGCGAGCGCGACCTCGACACGCTCCACGTCGGCCCCGACGCGCTCGCCGAGGAGGCGCGACGGAACGTCCCCGACGACGAGGAGCTTGCGAAGTGGACCGACCGCGCCCGCGAGGCCGGTGCGGACCCCGAGATCCTCGACCGGCTCGAGGGCGGCTACACCGGCTGCGTCGCGGTGGTCGAGCGCGGCGAGGGGCCGGTCGTCGGTCTCCGCGTCGACATCGACGGGCTGCCGATCCTCGAGTCCGACGAGGGCGACCACGCGCCGGTCGCCGAGGGGTTCCGCTCGGAGAACGAGGGGTACATGCACGCCTGCGGCCACGACTCGCACGCGACCATCGGGCTCGGCGTGCTCGACGCGGTCCTCGAGTCCGACTTCGCCGGCACCCTCAAGGTGTTCTTCCAGCCCGGCGAGGAGAAGATCGTCGGCGGGAAGCCGATGGCCGAGTCCGGGCTCCTCGACGACGTCGACTACTTCTACGCGGTCCACATCGGGCTCGATCACCCCTCCGGCGAGATCGTGAGCGGCATCGACGGCTTCCTCGCGGTGAACCACTTCCTCGCGGAGTTCGAGGGCGAGCCCTCCCACGCCGGCGCGCGGCCCGAACAGGGGCGGAACACGGTCCAGGCGATGGCGGCGGCGATCCAGAACCTCTACGCGATCCCGCGACACGCCGACGGCGCGACCCGCGTGAACGCCGGGCTCGTCGGCGGCGGCACGGCGACGAACATCATCCCCGAGGAGTCCCACATCGAGGGCGAGGTCCGCGGCGAGAGCACCGAGCTCGCCGACTACATGTACGACCACGCGGAGCGGGTCCTCCACTCGGCGGCGGAGATGCACGACTGCTCCGTCGACATCACCACGATGGGGGCCGCGCCGAGCGCGACGAGCGACGCCGCCCTCTCGGACGCGATCGGCGAGGTCGCCCGCGACGTCGAGGGCGTGACGAGCGTGGTCGAGAGCGCCGACCTCGGCGGCAGCGAGGACGCGACGTTCATGATGGAACGCGTCCAGGAGCGCGGCGGTCTCGCCTGCTACGTCGGCGTCGGCACCGACCACCCCGGCGGCCACCACACCTCGACGTTCGACGTCGTCGAGCGCGACATCGGCCTCGGGATCGACGTGCTCTCGCGGGCGATCCGGCACGTCGCCGAGACCCGTCCTTGA
- a CDS encoding winged helix-turn-helix domain-containing protein, with product MEAVLWYVLTGTRGGPNRVRILRAIDDRPRNANQLAERLDLDYTTVRHHLDVLRDHDVVERTGDGYGTVYYPTEGTRNHWEVVEEIADASPV from the coding sequence ATGGAGGCCGTCCTCTGGTACGTCCTCACCGGCACTCGAGGCGGCCCGAACCGAGTCCGGATCCTGCGGGCGATAGACGACCGTCCGCGAAACGCCAATCAGCTCGCCGAACGGCTCGATCTCGACTACACCACGGTCCGTCACCACCTCGACGTGTTGCGCGACCACGACGTGGTCGAGCGCACCGGCGACGGCTACGGCACGGTGTACTACCCGACCGAGGGGACCAGGAACCACTGGGAGGTCGTCGAGGAGATCGCGGACGCCTCGCCGGTGTGA
- a CDS encoding geranylgeranyl reductase family protein: MSIDEYDVVVAGAGTAGCYAATTIANEGLDVVILERKDEEEAGHIACGDALKGADAFPEAIPKERLEPAFTNTGVDHGRFEIPKEDTVLEIPVPGELAVIDRWEYGRRIIEAAADAGVDFHYDTVVNDVVQTDEGRVTGLEASRRGDRATYEADLVIDGAGSLSLLQDKADFEGTTFDTNVRYSQFCSAYREIVEVPEPVEWDDALVFKPTDRAAGYLWYFPRTATEINAGLGFQMNEEPMKLVEALKRDLRDRPEFEGAEVRDKLGAALPTRRPYDSAVAPGYMAVGDAAGHVNPTTGGGIAGAAYAGKYAGEQAVKAVSDGDVSEENLWRYNTRVMDHFGGRYAGLDVYNVLSTAVDVDDLMGLLASLPGEKLAEALYEGSTSMSFGLKLKAAVKSFGYWGTIRNFYQTKSLADELLAHYESYPTSPAAMANWTRERDAIMDRIYETTGADAKY; encoded by the coding sequence ATGAGCATCGACGAGTACGACGTCGTCGTGGCGGGCGCGGGCACCGCCGGCTGTTACGCCGCCACGACGATCGCGAACGAGGGGCTCGACGTCGTCATCCTCGAGCGAAAGGACGAGGAGGAGGCGGGCCACATCGCCTGCGGCGACGCCCTGAAGGGAGCGGACGCCTTCCCGGAGGCGATCCCCAAGGAGCGACTGGAGCCGGCCTTCACGAACACCGGCGTCGACCACGGGCGGTTCGAGATCCCGAAGGAGGACACGGTCCTCGAGATCCCCGTCCCCGGCGAGCTCGCCGTCATCGACCGCTGGGAGTACGGTCGGCGGATCATCGAGGCGGCCGCCGACGCCGGCGTCGACTTCCACTACGACACCGTCGTCAACGACGTGGTACAGACCGACGAGGGACGCGTCACGGGGCTCGAGGCGTCCCGCCGGGGGGACCGCGCCACCTACGAGGCCGACCTCGTCATCGACGGGGCGGGATCGCTCTCGCTGCTCCAGGACAAGGCCGACTTCGAGGGGACGACCTTCGACACGAACGTCCGCTACTCGCAGTTCTGTTCGGCCTACCGCGAGATAGTCGAGGTGCCGGAGCCCGTCGAGTGGGACGACGCCCTGGTGTTCAAGCCGACCGACCGCGCCGCGGGGTACCTCTGGTACTTCCCGCGGACGGCGACGGAGATCAACGCGGGGCTCGGCTTCCAGATGAACGAGGAGCCGATGAAGCTCGTCGAGGCGCTGAAACGCGACCTCCGGGACCGCCCGGAGTTCGAGGGCGCGGAGGTGCGCGACAAGCTCGGCGCGGCGCTGCCGACGCGGCGGCCGTACGACTCCGCGGTCGCGCCCGGCTACATGGCCGTCGGCGACGCGGCCGGCCACGTGAATCCGACGACCGGCGGCGGGATCGCGGGCGCGGCCTACGCCGGGAAGTACGCCGGAGAGCAGGCGGTCAAGGCCGTCTCCGACGGCGACGTGAGCGAGGAGAACCTCTGGCGGTACAACACGCGCGTGATGGACCACTTCGGCGGGCGGTACGCCGGCCTCGACGTGTACAACGTCCTCTCGACCGCCGTCGACGTCGACGACCTGATGGGGCTGCTCGCGTCGCTGCCGGGCGAGAAGCTCGCGGAGGCGCTGTACGAGGGCTCCACCTCGATGTCGTTCGGCCTGAAGCTGAAGGCCGCGGTCAAGAGCTTCGGCTACTGGGGGACGATCCGGAACTTCTACCAGACCAAGTCGCTGGCGGACGAGCTGCTCGCCCACTACGAGTCGTATCCGACGAGCCCCGCCGCGATGGCCAACTGGACGCGCGAGCGCGACGCGATCATGGACCGCATCTACGAGACGACGGGCGCGGACGCGAAGTACTGA